A part of Agromyces protaetiae genomic DNA contains:
- a CDS encoding DNA modification methylase gives MASAALALGIVIGGSGCALITYQATTEHYDASDGVSANVGDLDLRNILIIAEEGADDASLVFTVSNGGDSDAELTIEPVTGGSPVELEVEAGQQIVLGGADEDPLLLEGLGAAPGSNVELAFKTPGAEIVEISVPVLDGRLPEYGALLP, from the coding sequence GTGGCATCCGCCGCTCTGGCACTCGGCATCGTCATCGGCGGCAGCGGCTGCGCGTTGATCACGTACCAGGCGACGACCGAGCACTACGACGCGAGCGACGGCGTCTCGGCGAACGTCGGCGACCTCGACCTGCGCAACATCCTCATCATCGCCGAAGAGGGCGCCGACGACGCGAGCCTCGTCTTCACCGTCTCGAACGGCGGCGACTCCGACGCAGAGCTCACGATCGAACCCGTGACGGGCGGCTCGCCGGTCGAACTCGAGGTCGAGGCCGGCCAGCAGATCGTCCTCGGCGGCGCCGACGAAGACCCGCTCCTCCTCGAGGGCCTCGGCGCGGCCCCCGGCTCGAACGTCGAGCTCGCCTTCAAGACGCCGGGCGCTGAGATCGTCGAGATCTCCGTCCCCGTGCTCGACGGCCGACTGCCCGAGTACGGCGCGCTGCTTCCCTGA
- a CDS encoding CarD family transcriptional regulator, translating into MLFEVGETVVYPHHGAATIVEVKKRIIKGEEKLYLKLNVTQGDLVIEVPAENVDLVGVRDVIGKEGLDKVFEVLRAPFTEEPTNWSRRYKANLEKLASGDVIKVSEVVRDLWRRDQDRGLSAGEKRMLAKARQILISELALAEKTDEEQASVVLDEVLAS; encoded by the coding sequence ATGCTTTTTGAGGTTGGCGAGACCGTCGTTTACCCGCACCACGGCGCCGCAACGATCGTCGAAGTCAAGAAACGCATCATCAAGGGCGAAGAGAAGCTGTACCTCAAGCTGAACGTCACGCAGGGCGACCTCGTCATCGAGGTTCCCGCCGAGAACGTCGACCTCGTCGGCGTGCGAGACGTCATCGGCAAGGAAGGCCTCGACAAGGTCTTCGAGGTGCTGCGCGCTCCCTTCACCGAAGAACCGACCAACTGGTCGCGCCGCTACAAGGCGAACCTCGAGAAGCTCGCCTCGGGCGACGTGATCAAGGTCTCCGAAGTCGTGCGCGACCTGTGGCGCCGCGATCAAGACCGAGGCCTGTCCGCGGGCGAGAAGCGGATGCTGGCCAAGGCGCGCCAGATCCTCATCTCCGAGCTCGCGCTCGCCGAGAAGACCGACGAGGAGCAGGCTTCGGTCGTCCTCGACGAGGTCCTCGCTTCCTAA
- a CDS encoding response regulator transcription factor, with protein MTRILLVEDEAALSEPLAFLLEREGYDVEVAADGRDAIAAFDRENADLVLLDLMLPGIPGTEVCRELRTRSTVPIIMLTAKDSEIDIVVGLELGADDYVTKPYSTRELLARIRAVLRRRVEALDYDESVLEGGRVKMDVDRHTVEVDGSSVQMPLKEFELLELLMRNPGRVLTRGQLIDRVWGSDYFGDTKTLDVHIKRIRSKIERVPSDPVQLVTVRGLGYRFEA; from the coding sequence GTGACCCGCATCCTGCTCGTCGAAGACGAGGCCGCGCTGAGCGAGCCGCTCGCGTTCCTGCTGGAGCGCGAGGGGTACGACGTCGAGGTCGCCGCCGACGGCCGCGACGCCATCGCGGCGTTCGATCGGGAGAACGCCGATCTCGTACTCCTCGATCTCATGCTCCCGGGCATCCCCGGCACCGAGGTGTGCCGTGAGCTGCGCACGCGCTCGACCGTGCCGATCATCATGCTGACGGCGAAGGATTCCGAGATCGACATCGTCGTGGGCCTCGAGCTCGGCGCCGACGACTACGTGACGAAGCCGTATTCCACGCGCGAACTGCTCGCGCGCATCCGCGCCGTGCTGCGGCGTCGCGTCGAGGCGCTCGACTACGACGAGTCGGTGCTCGAGGGCGGGCGCGTGAAGATGGACGTCGACCGGCACACGGTCGAGGTCGACGGCTCGAGCGTGCAGATGCCGCTCAAGGAATTCGAGCTGCTCGAACTGCTCATGCGGAACCCCGGCCGCGTGCTCACCCGAGGCCAGCTCATCGACCGCGTGTGGGGCTCCGACTACTTCGGCGACACGAAGACGCTCGACGTGCACATCAAGCGCATCCGCTCGAAGATCGAGCGCGTGCCGTCGGATCCGGTGCAGCTCGTCACCGTGCGCGGCCTCGGGTATCGCTTCGAGGCGTAG